In Oxalobacteraceae bacterium OTU3CINTB1, the sequence GTCGAGGGCGAGATCAACAAGGCCAACGGCAAGCTGTCGAACGAAAGTTTCGTCGCCCGCGCGCCGGCCGAGGTGGTGGCGCAGGAGAAGGAACGCGTGGCCAACTTCTCGGCGACCCTGGACAAGATGCGCGAGCAATTCGCCAAATTGCCAGCCGCGTGACGTCGCAATGGGTTGGTTCGATTATTGCAGGATGATCGGACCAAGCCATCTGCAACCTAAAATAATTTTACATTATTGCAATTTCATGTTCTAATTAGCTACATTTTTGATACCTATAGACATGAAAAAATACCTTTTGGCACTTTTGAGCAGCCTGTTGATGTCCGTCTCCGCGCACGCCACCATGGTCACGTACAACTACACCGCGACCGTATATTTCATATATAACTACGATTACACAAAACCAGCCCCTCTAACGCCCGATTCCATCGCCTTGACCGACGGCGTCATCAGCGTCGGGAACGTCCTCCAGGGTCAGTTCAGTTACGACACTGCCACACCCCTCCATGCCAACCCGGATACCTACGGCGCGACGTACATCGGCGCTGCGCCGCGACTGGCAGCGACAGCGCAGTTCTCCAGGGGCGTGACATTCGCATCGGACACGGGCGCAGCCAAGGCCAATATCCAAATCTACGATAACCATGAATCTCTGCACGACTATCTGTGGCTGGACGCCTACTCTGGTACTGGCGCCGATCAGCGCGCCTTGACGTTCAATTTTGCCAGTGAGGACGAGGCGGTCATGGACGGCAAGAACATTCCGGACTCACTGAGTGGCTTTGATCGTCGCTTCATGTATTTCTCAGGAAAATTGAGCCCGACCTCCTTCTATGATGTATTGGCGAGAATCGACTCGCTGACGCCGATGGCCACTGCCGTGCCTGAGCCGGAGACCTATGCGATGCTGCTGGCAGGTATCGGCTTGGTCGGCTGGACCGCCCACAAAAGAAAGAAAGCGGTCGCAGCCATTTAATCAGGTCGCAAGCAAAGCGGCGTAGCGTTCGATATCGACGTTGCCGCCGCTGATGATGATACCCACCCGCTTGCCCTGCAGCTGATCTTTCGTCGCCCGCGCGGCCGCCAGCCCCAGGCAACCCGTCGGCTCAACCACGATCTTCATGCGCGCCGCGAAGAAGCGCATCTCGGCGCGCAGCTGCTCGTCGCCCACCGTCAAGATATCGTCCACATCGCGCTGGATGATCGGGAACGTCAGGTTGCCGAGGTGCTGCGTCTGCGCACCGTCGGCGATTGTCTTGGGCGTGTCGATGTGCACGATGGCGCCGCTGCGGAACGATTGCTGCCCGTCGTTGCCAGCCTCCGGCTCCACGCCAAAGAGCGTCGTCTTGGGCGACAACGCCCGCGTCGCCAGCGCCGAGCCACTGAGCAAACCACCACCACCCAGGCAGACGAACAAGTAATCCAGCTCGCCCACCTCCTCGAACAATTCCTTGGCGGCCGTGCCCTGCCCCGCGATCACGTCGGCGTGGTCGTACGGCGGAATCAACGTCAGTCCATGCCTGGCGGCCAGGTCGCGGCCGATCTGCTCGCGGTCCTCGGTGTAACGATCGTACAGCACCACTTGCGCGCCGTAGCCGCGCGTGGCGGCGATCTTCGACGGCGGCGCGTCGTGCGGCATGACGATGGTCGCGGGTATGCCCATCAACTGCGCCGACAGCGCGATGCCCTGTGCGTGGTTGCCCGACGAGAAAGCCACCACGCCGGCGCGGCGCTGCTGCGCATCGAACTTCGCCAGCGCGTTGTAGCTGCCGCGGAATTTGAACGCGCCCATGCGCTGCAAGTTCTCCGCCTTGAAAAACACCCGGGCGCCCAGTTCGGCGTCGGCCGTGCGCGAGGTCAGCACCGGCGTGCGGTGCGCGTGGCCGGCGATGCGCTCGGACGCGGCGACGACGTCGGCGTAGGTTGGAAGTAGTGCGCTCATCTTGCTCCTCTGTGGTTACCAGGGCCAGGCGATGCTGGTCCCGGTGCCGTTTGCCAAAGCGCGCTGATACAGCATGCGCGCCACTGTAAGATCCTGCAGGGCGATGCCCGTCATGTCGAAAATGGTGATGGCGTCGGTGGCGGCGCCTGTGCGCGCCGGCGCGCCGGCGGCCAGCAGCGCGCCCAGCTCCCCGGCCTGCGTGTCCATCGCCCATTGCAGCTCGCCGATGGCGCGCGCCTGGTCTAAATCGTCGGCCCACACGCGGGCCAGCGCCAGCAACCCTTCCGGCAGTTCGCGCTTGCCGCGCGTGTCGCTGCCGACGCAGTTCAGGTGCGTGCCGGGCTCGACCGCCCGCGTGGAAAACAACGGTCCAGCGCCACGCGTGGCGGTGATGACGATATCGCTTTCGGCGACGGCGGCATCGGGGCCGTCGCCAGCGGCGACGTCGCAGCGCGCGGCGAACAGCGCTTCAAAACGCCGATCGCGGCGGCCGTCCGATGTCAGGTATCGCACGCGCCGTATGCCGGGCATGACGCGCAGCGCGTAGTCGGTGTGCGCCGCGCCCTGCACGCCGGTGCCGAACACGCACAAGCTTTCGCTGTCGGGCCGCGCCAACGCCAGCAAGCCCAGGGCTCCCGCCGCCGCCGTGCGCGTGGTGGTGACGGCGTTGCCGTCGATCACGCATTGCGGCCGTCCCGTGGCCGGGTCGAACAGCATGATCGTCGCCTGATGGCCGTCGGCGCCGTGCGCGCGGTTGCCGGGCCAGAAACCGGCCGCCTTCATGCCGAGCGACTCCCGCTCCGCAACGCCGCCGGACTTGATGCCGAATACGCCGGCCGGCAGCGCCTCGCGCACCAGCGGGAAGATCTTGCCGGCGCCGCTGGCGTGCAGCAGGAAGGCGTCGCGCACGGCGTCGAGCACGTCGCCCGGCCGCAGCAGCGCGCCGGCCTGGTCGCGGTCCAACAAGAGCAGGCTGGCGTTATCTGGCATCGTTGTATACCGTGGCGCGTGAAACGTTCAAATAGGCGGCGACGATTTCCATCGCGCGCCGCACATCGCTCAATCCCGACTCCTTCAGTTCGCGCATCAGCGCCTTGCGCTCGTCGGCCTTGAGCGCGCGCGGCGTGGTCGCCAGCCGCGCCGCGAACTGGTCGATGCGCGCGCGGAGGGCGTCGGCGCCGGCCGGCTCCAGGGTCTCGCTGACCCCGGCGGCGGTGTCGACCTTGCCGAACTGCGTCAGCAGGCTGTTCAGACTGCGGAACACGGTCAGGTCCACATTCATGCACAGCGCCGCGATATAGCGTCCCTCGCTATCCTTGATGCCGATCGAGGTGCTCTTGGCCAGCCGGCCGTCGGCAAAGGTGTTGGGGTAGTTGGCGATCACCTGCGCGAAGTCCGGGTCGGCGGCGCGCGCCAGTCCCAGCTCGGTGGCCGGCGCGCCGACACTGCGCCCCGACAGGTTGTTGTGGATGGCGAGGATGGCATGCTCGGGATCGAGCAAATCGTGCAGCACGACCTCGCAAAACGGCGCCAGGGTCTGGCCCAGGCCGTCGGCGACCTGCCGCAGCTGCGCCAGCAGGTTTTGCTGTTCCGGTGTTTTTTTCATTTGCACATATTATCTCTTTTTAGATAATTTGTGTAATTCGATAGAAAATAGTACGACCGGTCATTTATTTGCTACACTCGTCAGACAAAAAACAACCGTTGGAGACCACCATGAAATTTGCCGCATTCGCCCTCACCGCGCTGCTGTCCATCGCCCCCGCCTTCTCCTTTGCCGCCGACACGCCGGTCGGGCTGTGGAAGAACATCGACGACGAGACCGGCAAGCCGAAGGCGCTGATCCGCATCACCGAGAACGAAGGCGCGTTCCAGGGCCAGATCGAAAAGCTGTACCGCGAACCGAACGAAGACCAGAATCCGAAATGCGACAAGTGCGACGGCGCGCGCAAGGACCAACCCATCGTCGGCATGGTGATCCTGTCGGGCCTGAAGAAGGATGGCGAAGAATTCAACGGCGGCGAGATCGTCGACCCGAAAAACGGCAAGGTCTACAAGGCCAAGATGCACATGACCGACGCCGGCAAGAAGCTCAACGTGCGCGGCTACATCGGCATGCCAATGCTGGGCCGCTCGCAAGTGTGGGTGCGCCAAGAGTAAGTCGCGCTCTTTGCTGCATTACTGCTGTATGCCCCTGCCGGTGGCGGTCCAGTAAATGCCGCCCATCAGGTGCGACAGGTATTGCGGATCTTTATACATCTCGCCATTGTGCCCCAGCGCGGTGACGAACACGCGGCCCTTCTCGACCTGGTGGTACCACGCCACCGGGTGGTCCTTGCCCATGCCTTTTGACACCTGCCCCGGCCAGATCTTGGTCGGGTCGTAGGTGCTCTCGTCGACGTTGAGCACCGGGTTGATCTTGATGTTGTACGGATTGTCGAACACATACCACTCGTCGCTCCAGATCCAGCGCGCAGGCAGGCCGAACGTCGCCGGGAATTTCTTGTCGACGACTTCGGCCACGCCGGTCTGCAGCATCGGATGGTTGCCCACCCGCCTGCCGATCAGCTTCTCGAACCACGGCCACGTATCGGGCGGAATGATCAGCGCGCGGTGCACCAGCATGGCGTTGCCGCCGTTGCGCATGTACTGCTCGAACTTCCTGCGGCGCGGCTCGCTGAGCTCCTCGCCCGGCGTGTTAAGGAACATCACCATCGCATATTGGCTCAAGTCGCCGTCGAACACTTCCGGCCGATGCGTATAGACCATCTCGAACGCGTGCAGTTTGGCCTGCTTCTCCAGGCTGTCGCGGGCGATCGGGATGTATTCGTAGTGGTATTTGCCGGGCATGGCCAGCACCAGGATTTTGTACTGGTCGTCGGCGCGCGCGCCGGCGGTGAACAACAACAAGCCAACCAGGGCCATGAAGGCCAATATGATTTTTTTCATTCCATGTCTCCACAAAGTTAGCGCTAACATCCGGGTCGGTCCAATATACACTTTTTCCCGCCAGTGGTGATACGATTCTCGTATGGCTTGCGCCCCGGCAAGCAACGGAAACGCGATGAGAATAGTATTGAATCTGATCGGCTGCATGGCGGTGGCGCTAGGCGTGCTGGGCATTTTTCTGCCGCTGCTGCCGACCACGCCCTTTTTGCTGCTGGCCTCGGCCTGCTTCGCGCGCGGCTCGAGCCGGCTGCACAACTGGCTGCAAACCAACCGCGTGTTCGGCAAATACCTGCGCGACTACGAGAACGGCAAAGGCATTCCCTTGCGCGGCAAGGTCTGGATACTCATTTTCATGTGGACGTCGATGGCTTATTCCATCTGGCGCGTTGGGACGCCGTGGATAGGGATCATGATCGCGATGACAGGATTGGGCGTGACGATTTATCTGATCCGCTTCGTTCCCAACATGTCACCGCTCGCCGGTGCTGACCTTCCAGCTCTTGGAACGGGCATGGCCGTTGATGACGCCGTCGAATGCGGCGGTATAGACGATGTTCGGCTTCCTCCGCGCGACCGGCACGATTGTTAGCGTGAACGGCCGGCTGGCCCAGTTCGGCCAAAGCCGCTGACACTCAATGTCTCAGGCGATTTGTGGAGCGGCCTTGAACGGGCATTGTTAAGTTGACTGGTAGTCCGACCAGCTGCTGCTGGCTTTTTGTATCGACCGCTAAATCCCAATTGCAAAATGTCCGACCGATACAAGCCATCAGCATTCCATCGTTTATATCATTCGCTTCCAAAACAGATACTTGAGTCAACTTACCTTCGGGCGAGATACGTAAGCCATATAAGATGGACGCGCCATTTGCCGGCCAGCCTTCCCTGTCGACATGGCGCTGAATGCATTTCCCCACCGCGCGATTATTCTCGTTTAATAAGCGCCTTATTTGTGCGCCAGTCTCGGGATAGGCATCGATTGAAAGCGTTTTGCCAGAACGAAAATTTCCTGTCGGATCGCTGGCCATATAACATGCCGCAGGTTCGTCAGCTAAGGCGGCACCAGCGCAAAAGGCCGCAACGGTAATAAACAAACGCATCAAAAATGCCTTAGAAAAAATAGAGAACTACAATTAAAAATATCTTTTCGGCCAACCCTTCGGCAAGACTCGGCTGTTTGCTGTGGGGAAATCCGAGTGCGCAGGATATCATACTGCCTAACCAAGAAATACATCCATTCCCACGGGGAGGCAACGCGTATGGACCTCTCGCGCGACGACGCAGGGGCCGTGCCCGTCGCCCCTTTTCCCGTCGGCGGCAGGGATGGCGGCCGCCGGCGCGCGCATGGGATATATTCTATATTTAGTGGAGGACTGGTATTGCCCCTTATGCCGCCCCCGGCGGGGTGGCGTATTTGCGCAGGTGCCGGTCCAGGCTGTTGGCGAAGCTCTGGCGGTCGCCCTGGCTGAAGGCGGCCGGGCCGCCGGTATCTACGCCGCTGCCGCGCAACTCGTCCATGAAGGCGCGCATGCTGAGCATTTGCGCGATGTTGTCGTTGGTATAGAACTCGCCGCGCGGATTGAGCGCGTACCCGCCCTTCTTCAACACGTCCGACGCCAGCGGGATGTCGCCGGTGACGACCAGGTCGCCCGGCGCCAGCAGCCGCACGATTTCCTGGTCGGCCACGTCGGCGCCGGACGGCACCTGCACCGACCGCACAAAGCGCGACGGCGGCACGCGCAGCAGCTGGTTGGCCACCAGGGTGACCTGCATCTGCATGCGCTCGGCCACGCGGTAAAGGATGTCCTTGATGACGGCGGGACAGGCGTCGGCGTCGACCCAGATCTGCATCACAGGTCCCACAGTTCACCGTTGGGATTGGTGCGCGGCGGCGTCACGCCGAAATGCTTGTACGCGGCCGGCGTGGCCACCCGTCCGCGCGGCGTGCGCTGCAGGAAGCCCTGCTGGATCAGGTACGGCTCGAGCACGTCCTCGATGGTGTCGGCGGCCTCGCCGATGGCCGCCGCCAGGTTGCCGATGCCGACCGGGCCGCCGCCGAATTTGTACAGCACCGCCTCGAGCAGCTTGCGGTCCATGACGTCGAAGCCGACGGTGTCGACGTCGAGCATGACGAGCGCGGCGTCGGCCACGGTCTTGGTGATGTCGCCGTTGGCCTTGACCTCGGCGTAATCGCGCACGCGGCGCAGCAGGCGGTTGGCGATGCGCGGCGTGCCGCGCGCGCGGCGGGCGATCTCGACGGCGCCGTCCGGCGCGATGTTGGCCTTGAGCAGCGCGGCGCTGCGCGTGACGATCTTGGTCAACTCCTCGGTGTTGTAGAACTCCAGGCGGGCGACGATGCCGAAGCGGTCGCGCAGCGGGTTGGTCAGCATGCCGGCGCGGGTGGTGGCGCCGACCAGCGTGAACGGCTGCAGGTCGAGCTTGACCGAGCGCGCGGCCGGACCCTCGCCGATCATGATGTCGATCTGGTAGTCCTCCAGCGCCGGGTACAGGATTTCCTCGACCACGGGCGACAGGCGGTGGATCTCGTCGATGAACAGCACGTCGTTCGCCTCGAGGTTGGTCAGGATGGCGGCCAGGTCGCCGGGGCGCTCGAGCACCGGGCCGGAGGTCTGGCGCAGGTTGACGCCCATCTCGCGCGCGATGATGTTGGCCAAGGTGGTTTTACCGAGGCCCGGCGGCCCGAACAGCAAGGTGTGGTCGAGCGCCTCCTTGCGGTTGCGCGCGGCCGCGATGAAGATCTCCAGCTGGTCGCGGATCTTGGCCTGCCCGACATATTCATCGAGATGCTTGGGGCGCAGCGCGCGCTCGATCGCCTCTTCATTGGGCGACGACGGCGCCGCGTCGATGATGCGCTGTTCGGTGAAGCTGTCGGTCTGGATGCTCATTGAGTGCTGGTTGCCTGGTTAAGTCTGGATTTACTGTACGGAACATCCGCCGGTTCCGGGGCGATCTATTGTCACCACCTGTGATTCTACCCTGCCTTCATCCCAGCGAATCAGCCTTTGGACAGCGCCTTTAAAGCTTGCTTGATGCCGTCCGAGACGCCGCTGCCGGCCGGCACGGTCTTGAGCGCGAGCAGCGCCTCCTTGTCCGAGTAGCCCAGCGCCAGCAGCGCGTTGAGGATGTCCGACTGCGAATCGGGCACCGCGTGGCCGCCGCCGGCGCCGATGTCCGCGCCCAGCTTGCCCTTCAATTCCAGCAGCAGGCGCTCGGCGGTCTTCTTGCCGATGCCGGGCACCTTGATCAGGCGCCCCGACTCCTGCAGCGTCACCGCCTGCGCCAGGTCGGAAATCGACATGCCCGACAGGATCGACAACGCCGTGCGCGCGCCGACGCCGGTGATCTTGATCAGCTGGCGGAACACGGCGCGCTCCTCGGCGTTGCCAAAGCCGAACAGCAAATGCGCATCCTCGCGAATCGCCTGGTGCGTGAACAGCACCACCTTTTCGCCGACGTGCGGCAGGTTGTAGAAGGTGCTCATCGGCACATCGACCTCGTAGCCGACACCGGCGCACTCGACCAGCAGTTGCGGCGGATTTTTTTCAAGCAAAATACCGGAGAGACGACCGATCATCGTGTTGTAGCCTTCTTAAATGAGGGGGAGTTAGCCGACCAGGCGGCCGTTTTTCATGCGCAGGCCGGCCAGCGGACCGCTCTTGGCGGTGCTGGTGCCCTTGCCGGCGCCGGCGATCAGGGTCAAGGTCTCGCGGCTATGGGCGTGGCAAATGGCGATGCCGAGCGCGTCGGCGGCGTCGGTGCCGGGCAGGCCGGGCAAG encodes:
- a CDS encoding PEP-CTERM sorting domain-containing protein encodes the protein MKKYLLALLSSLLMSVSAHATMVTYNYTATVYFIYNYDYTKPAPLTPDSIALTDGVISVGNVLQGQFSYDTATPLHANPDTYGATYIGAAPRLAATAQFSRGVTFASDTGAAKANIQIYDNHESLHDYLWLDAYSGTGADQRALTFNFASEDEAVMDGKNIPDSLSGFDRRFMYFSGKLSPTSFYDVLARIDSLTPMATAVPEPETYAMLLAGIGLVGWTAHKRKKAVAAI
- a CDS encoding threo-3-hydroxy-L-aspartate ammonia-lyase → MSALLPTYADVVAASERIAGHAHRTPVLTSRTADAELGARVFFKAENLQRMGAFKFRGSYNALAKFDAQQRRAGVVAFSSGNHAQGIALSAQLMGIPATIVMPHDAPPSKIAATRGYGAQVVLYDRYTEDREQIGRDLAARHGLTLIPPYDHADVIAGQGTAAKELFEEVGELDYLFVCLGGGGLLSGSALATRALSPKTTLFGVEPEAGNDGQQSFRSGAIVHIDTPKTIADGAQTQHLGNLTFPIIQRDVDDILTVGDEQLRAEMRFFAARMKIVVEPTGCLGLAAARATKDQLQGKRVGIIISGGNVDIERYAALLAT
- a CDS encoding ornithine cyclodeaminase family protein, which gives rise to MPDNASLLLLDRDQAGALLRPGDVLDAVRDAFLLHASGAGKIFPLVREALPAGVFGIKSGGVAERESLGMKAAGFWPGNRAHGADGHQATIMLFDPATGRPQCVIDGNAVTTTRTAAAGALGLLALARPDSESLCVFGTGVQGAAHTDYALRVMPGIRRVRYLTSDGRRDRRFEALFAARCDVAAGDGPDAAVAESDIVITATRGAGPLFSTRAVEPGTHLNCVGSDTRGKRELPEGLLALARVWADDLDQARAIGELQWAMDTQAGELGALLAAGAPARTGAATDAITIFDMTGIALQDLTVARMLYQRALANGTGTSIAWPW
- a CDS encoding PAS domain-containing protein — translated: MKKTPEQQNLLAQLRQVADGLGQTLAPFCEVVLHDLLDPEHAILAIHNNLSGRSVGAPATELGLARAADPDFAQVIANYPNTFADGRLAKSTSIGIKDSEGRYIAALCMNVDLTVFRSLNSLLTQFGKVDTAAGVSETLEPAGADALRARIDQFAARLATTPRALKADERKALMRELKESGLSDVRRAMEIVAAYLNVSRATVYNDAR
- a CDS encoding DUF2147 domain-containing protein, which translates into the protein MKFAAFALTALLSIAPAFSFAADTPVGLWKNIDDETGKPKALIRITENEGAFQGQIEKLYREPNEDQNPKCDKCDGARKDQPIVGMVILSGLKKDGEEFNGGEIVDPKNGKVYKAKMHMTDAGKKLNVRGYIGMPMLGRSQVWVRQE
- a CDS encoding ThuA domain-containing protein, yielding MKKIILAFMALVGLLLFTAGARADDQYKILVLAMPGKYHYEYIPIARDSLEKQAKLHAFEMVYTHRPEVFDGDLSQYAMVMFLNTPGEELSEPRRRKFEQYMRNGGNAMLVHRALIIPPDTWPWFEKLIGRRVGNHPMLQTGVAEVVDKKFPATFGLPARWIWSDEWYVFDNPYNIKINPVLNVDESTYDPTKIWPGQVSKGMGKDHPVAWYHQVEKGRVFVTALGHNGEMYKDPQYLSHLMGGIYWTATGRGIQQ
- a CDS encoding YbaN family protein — protein: MNLIGCMAVALGVLGIFLPLLPTTPFLLLASACFARGSSRLHNWLQTNRVFGKYLRDYENGKGIPLRGKVWILIFMWTSMAYSIWRVGTPWIGIMIAMTGLGVTIYLIRFVPNMSPLAGADLPALGTGMAVDDAVECGGIDDVRLPPRDRHDC
- a CDS encoding YaiI/YqxD family protein — protein: MQIWVDADACPAVIKDILYRVAERMQMQVTLVANQLLRVPPSRFVRSVQVPSGADVADQEIVRLLAPGDLVVTGDIPLASDVLKKGGYALNPRGEFYTNDNIAQMLSMRAFMDELRGSGVDTGGPAAFSQGDRQSFANSLDRHLRKYATPPGAA
- the ruvB gene encoding Holliday junction branch migration DNA helicase RuvB, which gives rise to MSIQTDSFTEQRIIDAAPSSPNEEAIERALRPKHLDEYVGQAKIRDQLEIFIAAARNRKEALDHTLLFGPPGLGKTTLANIIAREMGVNLRQTSGPVLERPGDLAAILTNLEANDVLFIDEIHRLSPVVEEILYPALEDYQIDIMIGEGPAARSVKLDLQPFTLVGATTRAGMLTNPLRDRFGIVARLEFYNTEELTKIVTRSAALLKANIAPDGAVEIARRARGTPRIANRLLRRVRDYAEVKANGDITKTVADAALVMLDVDTVGFDVMDRKLLEAVLYKFGGGPVGIGNLAAAIGEAADTIEDVLEPYLIQQGFLQRTPRGRVATPAAYKHFGVTPPRTNPNGELWDL
- the ruvA gene encoding Holliday junction branch migration protein RuvA, with the translated sequence MIGRLSGILLEKNPPQLLVECAGVGYEVDVPMSTFYNLPHVGEKVVLFTHQAIREDAHLLFGFGNAEERAVFRQLIKITGVGARTALSILSGMSISDLAQAVTLQESGRLIKVPGIGKKTAERLLLELKGKLGADIGAGGGHAVPDSQSDILNALLALGYSDKEALLALKTVPAGSGVSDGIKQALKALSKG